From a region of the Williamsia phyllosphaerae genome:
- the prmC gene encoding peptide chain release factor N(5)-glutamine methyltransferase — translation MNRAIIAAAVDRLTAAGVDSPRVDAELLFAHVLGVDRGRLIAADDPTDTQAALLDEWLDRRAAREPLQHIVGSASFGPIDLAVGPGVFVPRPETEAILEWAGAVCSGIDHPRVVDLCSGSGALAIAVATTVPDATVIAVENDPDALIWLRDNVTRAVEGVRRRLTVIHGDVRSHDVLGPDTADLVVSNPPYVPVGADLSPEVIEHDPAVAVFAGADGMSVITPMIGLIAHALVPGGRCAIEHDDTTADLVVAELRGHGGFDEITARADLAGRPRFVTARRTAEASRDDVQG, via the coding sequence GTGAACCGCGCGATCATCGCCGCAGCCGTCGACCGCCTGACCGCGGCCGGCGTCGATTCGCCCCGTGTCGACGCGGAACTGCTGTTCGCGCACGTGCTCGGCGTCGATCGAGGTCGGCTGATCGCGGCGGACGACCCGACCGACACCCAGGCCGCCCTCCTGGACGAGTGGCTGGACCGACGGGCCGCTCGTGAGCCCCTGCAGCACATCGTCGGCTCGGCGTCGTTCGGACCGATCGACCTCGCGGTCGGCCCCGGTGTCTTCGTCCCGCGTCCCGAGACCGAGGCCATCCTGGAATGGGCGGGCGCGGTCTGCTCGGGGATCGACCATCCGCGTGTGGTCGATCTCTGCAGCGGTAGCGGAGCCCTGGCCATCGCCGTCGCCACCACGGTGCCCGACGCGACCGTCATCGCCGTCGAGAACGACCCCGATGCCCTGATCTGGCTGCGCGACAACGTCACCCGCGCCGTGGAGGGTGTCCGCCGCCGACTGACGGTGATCCACGGCGATGTCCGTTCCCACGACGTCCTCGGTCCCGACACGGCCGACCTCGTCGTGAGCAATCCGCCGTATGTCCCCGTCGGCGCCGACCTGTCGCCCGAGGTGATCGAGCACGATCCCGCCGTCGCCGTGTTCGCCGGTGCGGACGGGATGTCCGTGATCACCCCGATGATCGGGCTCATCGCCCACGCCCTCGTACCCGGGGGGCGATGCGCGATCGAGCACGACGACACCACCGCCGACCTGGTCGTCGCCGAACTGCGTGGACACGGGGGCTTCGACGAGATCACGGCCCGAGCAGACCTCGCCGGACGTCCCCGGTTCGTGACCGCCCGACGCACCGCCGAGGCGAGCCGAGATGACGTGCAAGGATGA
- the prfA gene encoding peptide chain release factor 1: MTDKSVGTAIDDVLSEYSGLETQLSDPSLHDDPAAARRVGKRFAELAPVMSTYNRLAAARDDLEAARELADDDASFAAEIPELERTVSTLDATLTDLLAPRDPHDGDDVVLEIKSGAGGEESALFASDLARMYLKYCERHGWKAQILGVTESDLGGYKDATLSIKSPGDSPDGVWARLKFEAGVHRVQRVPVTESQGRIHTSAAGVLAYPEPDEVEQIEIDESDLRIDVYRSSGKGGQGVNTTDSAVRITHLPTNIVVTCQNERSQLQNKARAMQVLAARLQAAAEEKAQAEASEGRTAQVRTVDRSERIRSYNYPENRITDHRIGYKSNNLDAVLDGDLDALLDALVAADKQARLEAQ; the protein is encoded by the coding sequence GTGACCGACAAGTCAGTGGGCACCGCCATCGATGACGTGCTGTCCGAGTACTCGGGCCTCGAGACCCAGTTGTCGGACCCGTCGTTGCACGACGATCCCGCCGCCGCCCGACGCGTCGGCAAGCGGTTCGCCGAGTTGGCGCCGGTGATGAGCACCTACAACAGGCTCGCCGCCGCGCGGGACGACCTCGAGGCCGCCCGTGAGCTGGCCGACGACGACGCGTCCTTCGCCGCCGAGATCCCCGAACTCGAGCGGACGGTGTCGACCCTCGACGCCACCCTCACCGATCTGCTGGCCCCACGTGATCCGCACGACGGCGACGACGTCGTGCTCGAGATCAAGTCCGGGGCCGGTGGCGAGGAATCGGCTCTGTTCGCATCCGATCTGGCCCGGATGTACCTCAAGTACTGCGAACGCCACGGGTGGAAGGCCCAGATCCTCGGCGTGACCGAGTCCGATCTCGGTGGATACAAGGACGCGACGCTCTCGATCAAGTCGCCGGGGGACTCGCCCGACGGTGTGTGGGCGCGACTGAAGTTCGAGGCAGGCGTCCACCGCGTCCAGCGGGTCCCGGTCACCGAATCGCAGGGCCGCATCCACACCTCGGCGGCCGGGGTGTTGGCGTACCCGGAACCCGACGAGGTCGAGCAGATCGAGATCGACGAGTCCGACCTGCGGATCGACGTCTACCGCAGCTCGGGTAAGGGCGGTCAGGGTGTTAACACCACCGACTCCGCCGTCCGAATCACCCATCTGCCGACCAACATCGTGGTGACCTGCCAGAACGAACGGTCGCAGCTGCAGAACAAGGCCCGTGCGATGCAGGTGCTCGCCGCACGACTGCAGGCCGCCGCCGAGGAGAAAGCGCAGGCGGAGGCCTCCGAGGGGCGTACCGCGCAGGTCCGCACCGTCGACCGGTCCGAGCGGATCCGGTCCTACAACTACCCGGAGAACCGGATCACCGATCACCGGATCGGCTACAAGTCGAACAACCTCGACGCCGTCCTCGACGGGGATCTCGACGCACTTCTCGACGCCCTGGTCGCCGCCGACAAACAGGCGCGACTCGAGGCCCAGTGA
- the thrC gene encoding threonine synthase, producing MTSKTTPVHSAWPGLIEAYRDRLPVEPDWKVITLLEGGTPLIAARHLSEITGCEVYLKVEGLNPTGSFKDRGMTMAVSNAVNQGKTAVLCASTGNTSAAAAAYAARAGITCAVLIPEGKIALGKLAQAVMHGAKIIQVQGNFDDCLELARKATAEFSEIELVNSVNPARIEGQKTAAFEIVDVLGRAPDVHALPVGNAGNITAYWKGYDEYHSDGITDSRPRMLGVQAAGAAPLVTGQPIKNPETIATAIRIGSPASWDQAQAAKDASKGQFRAATDEKLLEAYRLIAQREGVFVEPASAASVAGLLAARADGWVSAGEMVVCTVTGNGLKDPDTALAGMPTVQAIEVDPSAVARALDLG from the coding sequence ATGACTAGCAAGACCACCCCGGTGCACTCGGCCTGGCCGGGACTCATCGAGGCCTACCGCGATCGCCTTCCGGTCGAACCGGACTGGAAGGTGATCACCCTCCTCGAGGGCGGCACCCCGCTGATCGCCGCCCGGCACCTCTCGGAGATCACCGGGTGCGAGGTGTACCTCAAGGTCGAGGGTCTGAACCCGACCGGATCGTTCAAGGACCGCGGCATGACCATGGCGGTCAGCAACGCCGTCAACCAGGGCAAGACCGCGGTGCTGTGCGCGTCGACCGGCAACACCTCCGCCGCGGCCGCGGCCTACGCCGCCCGGGCGGGCATCACGTGCGCGGTGTTGATCCCGGAGGGCAAGATCGCGCTGGGCAAGCTCGCTCAGGCAGTCATGCACGGCGCCAAGATCATCCAGGTGCAGGGCAACTTCGACGACTGCCTCGAGCTCGCCCGCAAGGCCACCGCGGAGTTCTCCGAGATCGAGTTGGTCAACTCGGTCAACCCCGCGCGCATCGAGGGCCAGAAGACGGCGGCTTTCGAGATCGTCGACGTCCTCGGTCGCGCCCCTGACGTGCACGCACTCCCGGTCGGCAACGCGGGCAACATCACCGCGTACTGGAAGGGCTACGACGAGTACCACTCCGACGGGATCACCGACTCGCGTCCGCGGATGCTCGGCGTGCAGGCCGCCGGGGCCGCCCCGTTGGTGACCGGTCAGCCCATCAAGAACCCCGAGACCATCGCCACCGCCATCCGCATCGGGTCGCCGGCCAGTTGGGATCAGGCCCAGGCGGCCAAGGACGCCTCGAAGGGTCAGTTCCGTGCCGCTACCGACGAGAAGTTGCTCGAGGCGTACCGGTTGATCGCCCAGCGTGAGGGTGTCTTCGTCGAGCCCGCGTCGGCGGCGAGCGTCGCCGGTCTGCTGGCCGCGCGCGCCGACGGCTGGGTCAGCGCCGGGGAGATGGTGGTCTGCACCGTCACCGGCAACGGTCTGAAGGACCCCGACACCGCGCTGGCGGGCATGCCCACCGTGCAGGCGATCGAGGTCGATCCGAGTGCCGTTGCCCGCGCCCTTGACCTCGGCTGA
- a CDS encoding ATP synthase subunit I, with protein sequence MTTSAPDSAPVYYPEIPLSLARPAIIASVLAVVVLVISGFLGHIFFGVWFAAGLVLSLLNAKMVQASVGAATASDNPRKKPVVLNTAVRLGLITVAALVIAFFFRPDGLGVMFGLALCQVIVVLSTVIPVMKGLRKQS encoded by the coding sequence ATGACGACGTCAGCCCCAGACTCGGCACCGGTCTATTACCCGGAGATCCCGCTCAGCCTGGCCCGTCCCGCGATCATCGCGTCCGTTCTGGCCGTGGTCGTCCTGGTGATCAGCGGGTTCCTGGGTCACATCTTCTTCGGCGTCTGGTTCGCCGCAGGTCTCGTGCTCTCCCTTCTCAACGCCAAGATGGTCCAGGCCTCGGTCGGGGCGGCGACGGCGAGTGACAACCCACGCAAGAAGCCGGTTGTCCTCAACACCGCGGTCCGTCTCGGTCTGATCACCGTCGCCGCGTTGGTGATCGCGTTCTTTTTCCGCCCCGACGGTCTCGGCGTGATGTTCGGGCTCGCTCTGTGTCAGGTGATCGTGGTGTTGTCCACGGTGATCCCCGTGATGAAAGGACTCCGCAAGCAGTCATGA
- the thrB gene encoding homoserine kinase, whose protein sequence is MYSVLPQGITVETRVPASSANLGAGFDCLGLALDVYDDLTVSTAESGVRVLVTGEGEGAVPLDDTHLVVRALLRGLEAGGVTAPGLDILCTNAIPHSRGLGSSAAAVVSGLAAASGLMAKSGVRAGFSADELIQLASEFEGHPDNAAASVLGSAIVSWTDVVDGRPRYQARRLEVHPAIRVTGFVPGTESSTALTRGLLPDAVPRADAVHNLSRSALAVVALTSDPSCLPAATSDRLHQNYRAPVLPETTRVVAELRGRGVAAFVSGAGPSVMALHDQPLPEQSLVMASDLGFRVHDLTIAGPVSVR, encoded by the coding sequence ATGTATTCGGTTCTGCCGCAGGGGATCACCGTCGAGACACGCGTTCCCGCATCGTCGGCGAACCTCGGTGCCGGTTTCGACTGCCTGGGACTCGCCCTCGACGTGTACGACGATCTGACCGTCTCGACCGCGGAGTCCGGTGTGCGCGTGCTGGTCACCGGTGAGGGGGAGGGGGCGGTCCCGCTCGACGACACGCACCTGGTGGTCCGTGCTCTGCTGCGCGGACTGGAGGCCGGCGGGGTCACCGCACCCGGCCTCGACATCCTCTGCACCAACGCGATCCCGCATTCCCGTGGCCTGGGGTCGTCGGCCGCGGCGGTCGTCTCCGGCCTGGCCGCGGCGTCCGGGCTGATGGCGAAGAGCGGTGTCCGCGCGGGGTTCTCGGCCGATGAGTTGATCCAGCTCGCGAGCGAGTTCGAGGGCCACCCGGACAACGCCGCGGCGAGTGTCCTGGGCTCGGCGATCGTGTCGTGGACCGATGTGGTGGACGGCCGACCGCGCTATCAGGCCCGCCGACTCGAGGTCCACCCCGCCATCCGGGTCACCGGTTTCGTGCCGGGAACCGAGTCGTCGACCGCCTTGACCAGGGGATTGCTGCCCGATGCCGTCCCGAGGGCCGACGCCGTGCACAACCTGAGCCGTAGTGCGCTGGCCGTGGTGGCGTTGACCTCCGATCCGAGTTGCCTGCCCGCGGCCACCTCGGACCGACTGCACCAGAACTACCGTGCCCCGGTGTTGCCCGAGACGACGCGGGTCGTGGCCGAACTGCGCGGACGCGGCGTCGCGGCGTTCGTGTCCGGGGCGGGACCCTCGGTGATGGCCCTGCACGATCAACCGTTGCCCGAACAGTCGTTGGTGATGGCCTCCGACCTCGGCTTCCGCGTCCACGACCTCACGATCGCGGGACCGGTCAGCGTCCGCTGA
- a CDS encoding homoserine dehydrogenase, with translation MSDRTGRPIGVAVLGMGNVGAEVVRILLQNSEDLRARVGAPIEIRGVAVRNLDKARACATSLLTDDPASLVVRDDVDIVVELIGGIDVPRTLIATALEHGKSVVTANKALLADYTGELATLAASAKVDLYFEASVAGAIPVVRPLMQSLAGDTVQRVAGIVNGTTNFILSAMAADGEDYEVVLKEAGRLGYAEADPTADVEGYDAAAKAAILASIAFHTRVTASDVYREGISSITSDDLVSAATLDCTIKLLSICERINDSSGRERISARVYPALVPHTHPLASVNGAFNAVVVEAENAGRLMFYGQGAGGAPTASAVMGDLVMAARNKVHGGRGPLESTYASLPIAPMGDVNTRYYVSMKVADRPGVLSTVAGEFSKRSVSIATVRQEGAEENARLIVVTHRAPDSALSETVDALKDLDSVLSVSSVLRLEGTDD, from the coding sequence ATGAGCGACCGAACCGGCCGACCCATCGGTGTGGCAGTACTGGGGATGGGCAACGTCGGGGCCGAAGTGGTCCGGATCCTGCTCCAGAACTCCGAAGACCTGCGTGCCCGAGTGGGTGCGCCCATCGAGATCCGCGGCGTCGCGGTGCGCAACCTCGACAAGGCGCGTGCCTGCGCGACGTCGTTGCTGACCGACGACCCGGCGAGCCTGGTGGTCCGCGACGACGTGGACATCGTGGTCGAGCTCATCGGCGGGATCGACGTACCGCGCACGTTGATCGCCACCGCGCTCGAGCACGGCAAGTCCGTCGTCACCGCGAACAAGGCACTTCTCGCCGACTACACCGGGGAGCTGGCGACCCTGGCGGCGTCGGCGAAGGTGGACCTCTACTTCGAGGCCTCGGTGGCCGGTGCCATCCCGGTGGTCCGTCCGCTCATGCAGTCGCTGGCCGGCGACACCGTCCAACGCGTCGCGGGAATCGTCAACGGCACCACCAACTTCATCCTGTCGGCCATGGCCGCCGACGGGGAGGACTACGAGGTCGTGCTGAAGGAGGCCGGACGCCTCGGTTACGCCGAGGCCGACCCGACCGCCGACGTGGAGGGGTACGACGCCGCGGCCAAGGCGGCCATCCTGGCCTCCATCGCGTTCCACACCCGGGTAACCGCGAGCGACGTCTACCGCGAGGGCATCTCGTCGATCACCTCTGACGACCTCGTCTCCGCGGCCACCCTGGACTGCACCATCAAACTGCTCTCGATCTGCGAGCGGATCAACGATTCCAGTGGGCGCGAACGGATCTCCGCACGGGTGTACCCCGCGCTCGTCCCGCACACGCATCCTCTCGCATCGGTGAACGGGGCGTTCAACGCCGTGGTCGTCGAGGCGGAGAACGCGGGCCGACTGATGTTCTACGGGCAGGGCGCCGGCGGCGCCCCGACCGCGTCGGCGGTCATGGGCGACCTCGTCATGGCCGCACGCAACAAGGTGCACGGCGGGCGCGGACCGCTCGAGTCCACCTACGCCTCACTGCCGATCGCACCGATGGGCGACGTGAACACCCGCTACTACGTCTCGATGAAGGTCGCCGACCGACCGGGCGTCCTCTCGACGGTGGCCGGGGAGTTCTCCAAGCGCAGCGTCAGCATCGCCACCGTGCGCCAGGAAGGCGCCGAGGAGAACGCGCGCCTGATCGTGGTCACCCACCGTGCGCCGGACTCGGCGCTCTCGGAAACCGTTGACGCACTGAAGGATCTCGACTCCGTACTGAGCGTGTCGAGCGTCCTCCGACTGGAGGGAACCGATGACTAG
- a CDS encoding glycosyltransferase family 4 protein — protein MLVGIAAAVITYLATGIVRVVATRTGAVAVPRVRDVHAIPTPRLGGVGIFTGVLAAIVLAQQLPALTRGFAYTHDMDAVVVAGFVIVAVGVIDDRWGLDALTKFVGQLTAAGVLVLMGVSWTVVPVPFGDIGTVVLDPLQSGLLTIAITVATINAINFVDGLDGLAAGLAVIAALAILLFSIGLLRDQGGDVSYYPPALIAVSLAGACLGFLPHNFQPARIFMGDSGSMLIGLMLATASTSASGRVAIYAYGPADIFTLLSPLILVAAVMFIPMLDMLLAVIRRTRAGVGFYTPDKMHLHHRLLELGHSQRRVVLVIYLWVAVLAFSVAASTVFSVTVVAPALAGGLVIAMIATVVPRLRRRLVAVRTSDV, from the coding sequence ATGCTGGTCGGCATCGCGGCCGCCGTGATCACCTATCTGGCCACCGGCATCGTGCGCGTGGTCGCCACCCGCACCGGCGCGGTCGCAGTGCCCCGGGTACGGGACGTGCACGCCATCCCCACCCCGCGTCTCGGTGGCGTCGGTATCTTCACCGGTGTCCTGGCCGCCATCGTGCTCGCCCAACAGCTACCCGCGTTGACCCGTGGGTTCGCCTACACCCACGACATGGACGCCGTGGTCGTCGCCGGGTTCGTCATCGTCGCGGTCGGCGTCATCGACGACCGGTGGGGGCTTGACGCGCTGACCAAGTTCGTCGGTCAGCTCACCGCCGCCGGGGTGCTCGTGCTGATGGGCGTCAGTTGGACGGTTGTCCCGGTCCCGTTCGGCGACATCGGCACGGTCGTACTGGATCCTCTGCAGTCCGGTCTGCTCACCATCGCCATCACCGTGGCGACGATCAACGCGATCAACTTCGTCGACGGCCTCGACGGATTGGCCGCCGGCCTCGCCGTCATCGCCGCGCTGGCGATCCTGCTGTTCTCGATCGGCCTGCTGCGCGATCAGGGCGGCGACGTCAGTTACTACCCGCCCGCGCTGATCGCGGTGAGTCTCGCGGGTGCCTGCCTCGGCTTCCTCCCGCACAACTTCCAACCCGCACGGATCTTCATGGGTGACTCCGGTTCGATGTTGATCGGGTTGATGCTCGCCACCGCCTCGACGAGTGCCTCGGGTCGCGTCGCGATCTACGCCTACGGTCCCGCCGACATCTTCACCCTGCTCTCGCCCCTGATCCTCGTCGCCGCGGTCATGTTCATCCCGATGCTCGACATGCTGCTGGCGGTGATCCGCCGCACCCGTGCCGGCGTCGGTTTCTACACCCCGGACAAGATGCACCTGCACCATCGTCTGCTCGAGCTCGGGCACTCCCAGCGCCGCGTCGTCCTGGTCATCTATCTCTGGGTGGCGGTCCTGGCGTTCAGCGTGGCGGCCAGTACCGTCTTCTCGGTGACCGTCGTCGCCCCCGCCCTGGCCGGGGGACTGGTGATCGCGATGATCGCCACCGTGGTCCCGAGACTCCGCCGACGACTCGTCGCAGTCCGCACAAGTGACGTCTGA
- the rho gene encoding transcription termination factor Rho: MTDTDLISAPADDAAPESAGDTPSSRPAKSGSARGGGLSSMVLTELRALAGELNIKGTSGMRKGDLIAAIADRQGGASSTRPAKERATTVADAPSADTTVERTSTTAPTNDPESATTRNGAATGSEQGATGSDATATTSRVDAPAADKSAGDAPASDATAESTEAGGDRTRRRNRDGSRENNRDSNNRENNSRENNAKDANGAGAAKSDQGRGQGGSDRAESGNRGDNTDGNGNRENNREGGRNNGNRDGNQGNRNNNSNRESNNRDGNGNRENNRDSNRDQQNRDNGPRNNGPRDDDPDGEGNGRGRRGRRFRERRRGRDRDGQDGGGGNNDTSVNEDDVLQPVAGILDVLDNYAFVRTSGYLAGPNDVYVSMNLVRKNGLRRGDALTGAVRLPRDGEQSSQRQKFNPLVRLDSVNGAEVEAARRRPEFNKLTPLYPNERLRLETRPEQLDTRVIDLIMPIGKGQRALIVSPPKAGKTTILQDIANAISINNPECYLMVVLVDERPEEVTDMTRSVKGEVIASTFDRPPSDHTSVSELAIERAKRLVENGKDVVVLLDSITRLGRAYNNASPASGRILSGGVDSTALYPPKRFLGAARNIENGGSLTIIASALVETGSTGDTVIFEEFKGTGNAELKLDRKISERRVFPAVDVNLSSTRKDELMMSPDEFAIVHKLRRVLSGLDSQQAIDLLISQLKKTKTNIEFLMQVQQNTPGTNND, from the coding sequence GTGACCGATACGGACCTGATCTCAGCGCCTGCCGACGACGCGGCGCCCGAGTCAGCGGGAGACACTCCCAGCTCACGACCGGCCAAATCGGGCTCCGCACGTGGCGGTGGCCTCAGTTCGATGGTGCTCACCGAGCTCCGAGCGCTGGCCGGCGAACTGAACATCAAGGGAACGTCGGGGATGCGCAAGGGCGACCTGATCGCCGCCATCGCCGACCGTCAGGGCGGCGCCTCGTCGACCCGTCCCGCCAAGGAACGCGCCACCACCGTGGCCGACGCCCCGTCCGCCGACACGACCGTCGAGCGTACGAGCACGACCGCCCCCACGAACGACCCCGAGTCCGCGACCACCCGAAACGGTGCCGCAACCGGCTCCGAGCAGGGTGCCACCGGATCCGACGCCACCGCGACGACATCGCGAGTCGACGCCCCGGCCGCCGACAAGTCCGCAGGGGACGCCCCCGCGAGCGACGCGACCGCCGAGTCGACCGAAGCGGGCGGCGATCGCACCCGCCGCCGCAACCGCGACGGCAGTCGCGAGAACAACCGCGACAGCAACAACCGCGAGAACAACAGTCGCGAGAACAACGCCAAGGACGCGAACGGCGCCGGCGCAGCGAAATCCGACCAGGGCCGCGGCCAGGGCGGATCCGATCGCGCCGAGTCCGGCAACCGCGGTGACAACACCGACGGCAACGGCAACCGCGAGAACAACCGCGAGGGCGGCCGGAACAACGGCAACCGCGACGGCAACCAGGGCAACCGCAACAACAACAGCAACCGCGAGAGCAACAATCGCGACGGCAACGGCAACCGCGAGAACAATCGCGACAGCAACCGGGACCAGCAGAACCGCGACAACGGTCCTCGGAACAACGGTCCCCGCGACGACGATCCCGACGGCGAGGGCAACGGCCGCGGACGGCGGGGTCGTCGTTTCCGCGAGCGTCGCCGTGGACGCGACCGCGACGGGCAGGACGGTGGCGGCGGCAACAACGACACGAGCGTCAACGAGGACGACGTGTTGCAGCCGGTCGCCGGCATCCTGGACGTCCTCGACAACTACGCGTTCGTCCGGACCTCGGGCTACCTGGCCGGGCCGAACGACGTCTACGTCTCGATGAACCTGGTCCGCAAGAACGGACTCCGTCGGGGCGACGCCCTGACCGGTGCGGTCCGACTGCCGCGCGACGGCGAGCAGAGCAGCCAGCGTCAGAAGTTCAACCCGCTCGTTCGACTCGACTCGGTCAACGGCGCCGAGGTGGAGGCGGCCCGCCGCCGCCCGGAGTTCAACAAGCTGACGCCGCTCTACCCCAACGAGCGACTCCGCCTCGAGACCCGTCCCGAGCAGCTCGACACCCGCGTCATCGACCTCATCATGCCGATCGGTAAAGGTCAGCGTGCGCTGATCGTCTCGCCGCCGAAGGCCGGTAAGACGACCATCCTCCAGGACATCGCGAACGCGATCTCGATCAACAACCCCGAGTGCTACCTGATGGTCGTTCTCGTCGACGAGCGTCCCGAAGAGGTCACCGACATGACCCGCTCGGTGAAGGGCGAGGTCATCGCCTCCACCTTCGACCGGCCGCCGTCGGATCACACCTCGGTCTCCGAGCTCGCCATCGAGCGCGCCAAACGCCTGGTGGAGAACGGCAAGGACGTCGTCGTGCTGCTGGACTCGATCACCCGACTCGGCCGCGCGTACAACAACGCGTCGCCGGCGTCCGGGCGCATCCTCTCCGGTGGTGTCGACTCGACGGCGCTGTACCCGCCGAAGCGGTTCCTCGGCGCGGCGCGCAACATCGAGAACGGCGGCTCGCTGACGATCATCGCCTCCGCCCTGGTGGAGACGGGATCGACCGGTGACACGGTCATCTTCGAGGAGTTCAAGGGCACCGGCAACGCCGAGCTCAAGCTCGATCGCAAGATCTCCGAGCGCCGGGTCTTCCCGGCCGTCGACGTGAACCTGTCCAGCACCCGCAAGGACGAGCTGATGATGTCGCCCGACGAGTTCGCCATCGTGCACAAGCTGCGCCGCGTGCTCTCCGGACTCGACTCACAGCAGGCGATCGACCTGTTGATCTCGCAGCTCAAGAAGACCAAGACCAACATCGAGTTCCTGATGCAGGTCCAGCAGAACACGCCGGGTACGAACAACGACTGA
- a CDS encoding L-threonylcarbamoyladenylate synthase, whose translation MSTVFDCNQPDSRSAGVRAAVGAVKAGRLVVMPTDTLYGLGCDAFDSDAVTSLLATKGRGRDMPVPVLVGSWDTIDGLVLSVSTQARELVRAFWPGGLSLVVEQAPSLAWDLGDTQGSVMLRMPLHPVAIEVLREVGPMAVSSANRSGQPPATTSTDARDQLGDDVAVYLDGGPAAHATPSTIVDLTGAAPTILRTGAVTVEQIAEVLGVDAASLRA comes from the coding sequence GTGAGCACTGTGTTCGATTGCAACCAACCGGATTCGCGCAGCGCGGGGGTCCGCGCCGCGGTCGGCGCCGTCAAGGCGGGACGTCTCGTGGTCATGCCCACCGACACCCTGTACGGGTTGGGCTGCGACGCCTTCGACTCCGACGCCGTCACCAGCCTGCTCGCGACCAAGGGGCGCGGTCGCGACATGCCGGTGCCCGTGCTGGTCGGGTCGTGGGACACCATCGACGGTCTGGTCCTGTCGGTGTCGACGCAGGCCCGTGAGCTCGTCCGTGCCTTCTGGCCCGGGGGCCTGAGCCTCGTGGTCGAGCAGGCGCCCTCCCTCGCCTGGGATCTGGGCGACACCCAGGGATCGGTGATGCTGCGGATGCCGTTGCACCCGGTGGCCATCGAGGTGTTGCGCGAGGTCGGTCCGATGGCGGTGTCGAGCGCGAACCGTTCCGGACAACCGCCCGCGACGACCTCGACCGACGCGCGTGACCAGCTCGGCGACGATGTCGCGGTGTACCTCGACGGCGGCCCCGCGGCCCACGCGACGCCGTCCACCATCGTCGACCTGACCGGCGCGGCGCCGACGATCCTGCGTACGGGAGCGGTCACCGTGGAGCAGATCGCCGAGGTCCTCGGTGTGGACGCGGCCTCGCTGCGAGCCTGA
- the rpmE gene encoding 50S ribosomal protein L31 produces the protein MQQGIHPTYVDTTVVCGCGNTFTTRSTKESGQISVEVCSQCHPFYTGKQKILDTGGRVARFEKRYGKRPAKGAAATEAEASN, from the coding sequence ATGCAGCAGGGTATTCATCCCACCTACGTCGACACCACCGTGGTGTGCGGCTGTGGGAACACCTTCACCACCCGGAGCACCAAGGAGAGCGGCCAGATCTCGGTCGAGGTCTGCTCCCAGTGCCACCCGTTCTACACGGGCAAGCAGAAGATCCTCGACACCGGTGGACGTGTCGCGCGCTTCGAGAAGCGCTACGGCAAGCGGCCCGCCAAGGGCGCAGCCGCCACCGAGGCCGAAGCCTCCAACTAG